Proteins found in one Methylobacter sp. S3L5C genomic segment:
- a CDS encoding ATP-grasp domain-containing protein: MRIWFNKTFSTISAVFKDLRQSVPAGEVTLICTHAHTTAAAFLAADESYLEPSDLTGQAYLEWCVGFCKQHKISLFWPGKEAILISKHHVLFQAIGVQVLSVADFDTLSLLHNKADFYADLSADVAKSMDFIAVNNSDEFDRAVTTLSAKHESLCVKPAVSVFGLGFRVLDTQRDSITQLLKGVEYQIPLQELRQGMVNTPQFDTLLVMEHLAGPEWSVDCAGRHGELLCAVQRKKSQLAGGGQLIDNNTEIQDMVSRLTTHYRLNGLFNIQFKEGVNGPRLLEINPRPSGGFGMACLSGANLAHIALRGIKSKAFPQPVIQYGLKVIEVNTPMILQEV, translated from the coding sequence ATGAGAATATGGTTTAACAAAACATTTTCAACAATTAGTGCCGTTTTTAAAGATCTTCGTCAGTCAGTTCCGGCGGGCGAAGTCACTTTGATTTGTACCCATGCGCACACCACCGCAGCGGCTTTTCTGGCCGCTGACGAAAGTTATCTGGAACCTTCCGATTTAACCGGGCAAGCTTATCTTGAATGGTGTGTGGGCTTTTGTAAGCAGCATAAGATCAGTTTGTTTTGGCCCGGCAAAGAAGCCATATTAATCAGTAAACATCATGTCCTGTTTCAAGCGATTGGCGTTCAAGTATTGTCTGTTGCAGATTTTGACACACTGAGTTTATTACATAATAAAGCCGATTTTTACGCCGACTTAAGCGCTGATGTCGCTAAAAGCATGGACTTTATTGCCGTTAATAACAGCGATGAATTTGATCGTGCGGTGACAACCTTATCGGCAAAACATGAAAGTTTGTGCGTTAAACCGGCGGTATCCGTATTTGGTTTGGGCTTTCGGGTATTGGATACCCAACGCGACAGCATTACCCAATTACTCAAAGGAGTTGAATACCAAATTCCGTTACAAGAGCTGCGGCAAGGTATGGTTAATACGCCGCAATTTGACACACTGCTGGTTATGGAGCATTTGGCCGGGCCTGAATGGAGCGTTGATTGTGCAGGGCGACACGGTGAATTATTGTGTGCTGTTCAACGAAAAAAATCGCAGCTGGCCGGCGGCGGGCAACTTATCGACAACAATACCGAAATACAGGATATGGTAAGTCGTTTAACGACGCATTACCGACTTAACGGTTTATTCAATATCCAGTTTAAAGAAGGCGTAAACGGGCCGCGTTTACTGGAAATCAATCCACGTCCTTCGGGTGGCTTTGGCATGGCGTGTTTATCCGGTGCCAACCTCGCGCATATTGCCTTGCGAGGCATTAAAAGTAAAGCTTTTCCGCAACCGGTTATTCAATATGGGCTTAAGGTGATTGAGGTTAATACGCCAATGATCCTGCAAGAAGTGTAA
- a CDS encoding TerD family protein: protein MAINLQKGQKISLSKESGGALSKIVMGVGWDAKKSSVGLLKGMFGGGSSSAIDLDASCVLFDEQNAVVDTVYFGQLKSRDGSIVHTGDNRTGDGDGDDEQILVDLDKIPANIKSLVFTVSSYTGQTFDTVENAYCRIVDNNDKNEVARYTLSSQGSHTAQIMAKLYRHNGEWKMHAIGENGTGRTIADLLPKIIVHL, encoded by the coding sequence ATGGCTATTAATTTACAAAAAGGACAAAAAATCTCTTTATCCAAAGAGTCAGGCGGTGCGTTAAGTAAAATTGTCATGGGCGTGGGTTGGGATGCCAAAAAAAGTAGTGTAGGGCTTTTGAAAGGCATGTTTGGCGGTGGTAGCAGTAGCGCTATTGATTTGGATGCCTCCTGCGTATTATTCGACGAACAAAATGCTGTCGTTGATACGGTTTATTTTGGTCAATTAAAAAGTCGTGACGGCAGTATTGTTCATACCGGCGATAATCGTACTGGTGATGGTGACGGTGATGATGAACAAATTCTGGTTGATTTGGATAAAATTCCGGCAAACATTAAGTCATTGGTATTTACGGTAAGTTCATATACCGGCCAAACGTTTGATACCGTTGAAAATGCCTATTGCCGAATTGTTGATAACAACGATAAAAATGAAGTTGCCCGTTATACCTTAAGTTCACAAGGATCTCATACCGCACAAATTATGGCTAAACTATATCGCCATAACGGTGAATGGAAAATGCACGCCATTGGTGAAAATGGTACCGGTCGAACCATTGCTGATTTGCTGCCTAAAATTATTGTTCATTTATAA
- a CDS encoding TerD family protein, with the protein MAISLSKGGNVNLSKEAPGLNKIVVGLGWDARATDGAAFDLDASAFLVKLDGKVRSDSDFCFYNNKVVGDGAVQHTGDNTTGAGDGDDETVKVELSKIPADLDKVVFAVTIHDADARKQNFGQVNHAFIRIINEDGGQEIARYDLSEDASIETAMIFGEIYRVGTDWKFKAVGQGFAGGLGPLAASFGVSV; encoded by the coding sequence ATGGCAATATCACTTAGCAAAGGCGGTAACGTAAACTTAAGCAAAGAAGCACCTGGATTAAATAAAATTGTGGTGGGTTTAGGTTGGGATGCACGTGCAACTGATGGCGCGGCATTCGATTTGGATGCCAGTGCATTTTTGGTCAAGCTGGATGGCAAAGTTCGATCAGACAGCGATTTTTGTTTTTATAATAATAAAGTCGTTGGCGATGGTGCGGTTCAGCATACTGGCGATAACACAACGGGCGCTGGTGACGGCGACGATGAAACCGTCAAGGTTGAATTGTCAAAAATTCCTGCTGACCTGGATAAAGTTGTTTTCGCGGTAACCATTCATGACGCTGATGCGCGTAAACAGAATTTTGGTCAGGTAAATCACGCGTTTATTCGTATAATTAACGAAGATGGCGGTCAGGAAATTGCCCGTTATGATCTTAGCGAAGATGCTTCTATCGAAACGGCCATGATCTTCGGTGAAATTTATCGGGTCGGAACAGATTGGAAATTTAAAGCGGTTGGACAAGGTTTTGCTGGCGGTCTTGGGCCTTTGGCCGCATCTTTTGGCGTTAGTGTTTAA
- a CDS encoding TerD family protein yields the protein MGISLSKGGNISLSKTDPTLKNVIVGLGWDARPTDGVDFDLDASAFMVKEDGKVRSDSDFIFYNQIKSTCGSVEHTGDNRTGEGDGDDESVIILLDKVPSDIQRIVFCVTIHDAEMRKQNFGQVSHAYARIVNKDTNNEVTRYDLSEDASIETAMIFGEIYRHSNEWKFKAVGQGYAGGLAALAKQYGINI from the coding sequence ATGGGAATTTCATTAAGTAAAGGCGGCAACATTAGTTTGTCCAAAACTGATCCCACATTAAAAAATGTGATAGTTGGTTTGGGGTGGGATGCAAGGCCTACCGATGGCGTAGATTTTGATCTGGATGCCAGCGCTTTTATGGTCAAGGAAGATGGCAAGGTCAGGTCTGACAGTGATTTTATTTTTTACAATCAGATCAAGTCAACTTGTGGTTCGGTTGAGCATACCGGCGATAATCGTACCGGCGAAGGTGACGGTGATGACGAATCGGTTATTATTCTGCTTGATAAAGTACCGTCTGATATTCAACGCATTGTGTTTTGTGTCACTATCCACGATGCCGAGATGCGTAAACAAAATTTTGGCCAGGTAAGTCACGCTTATGCCAGAATCGTTAATAAAGATACCAATAACGAAGTCACCCGCTACGATTTAAGCGAAGATGCCTCCATTGAGACGGCGATGATTTTCGGTGAAATCTACCGACACAGTAATGAATGGAAATTTAAAGCCGTAGGACAAGGATATGCCGGTGGCTTGGCGGCTTTAGCGAAACAGTACGGTATCAATATTTAA
- a CDS encoding type III pantothenate kinase, which translates to MNLLIDSGNTRLKWAMLQEDGLFTSQAMLNQQLTRQQLIAAWKRQSPPKRLAIACVGKAPLLKLVLAVAVELWPAIEIMSVKSEAKAFGVVNAYQQPENLGVDRWLALVAVRHHYQNPACIVDCGTAITVDLIDGDGNHQGGLISPGLTLMKQSLATSTAALQFNQTSYLAGPACFTQAAIYSGTLMAATGLIEQVLSQQHTPVQLIITGGDADIIAAQLKIKPIIDTDLVLRGLAIVLEGQR; encoded by the coding sequence ATGAATTTACTGATTGATAGTGGTAATACCCGGCTTAAATGGGCAATGTTGCAAGAAGATGGACTGTTTACCAGTCAGGCAATGCTTAATCAACAGCTTACCAGGCAACAACTTATTGCTGCCTGGAAAAGGCAATCACCGCCAAAACGCCTTGCCATTGCTTGTGTTGGTAAGGCGCCTTTGTTGAAGTTGGTTCTGGCTGTGGCCGTTGAGCTGTGGCCAGCCATTGAGATTATGTCTGTAAAGTCAGAGGCGAAAGCCTTCGGTGTTGTTAACGCCTATCAACAACCTGAAAATCTAGGTGTTGATCGTTGGTTGGCTTTGGTCGCGGTGCGTCACCATTATCAAAATCCTGCCTGCATCGTTGATTGCGGCACAGCTATTACCGTTGATTTAATTGATGGGGATGGTAACCATCAAGGTGGCTTGATTAGCCCCGGCTTAACGCTGATGAAGCAATCTCTGGCGACCAGTACTGCCGCGCTGCAATTTAATCAAACAAGTTATCTCGCAGGTCCTGCCTGTTTTACCCAAGCCGCCATTTATAGTGGCACCTTAATGGCGGCTACCGGTTTAATTGAGCAGGTGTTAAGTCAACAACACACTCCTGTGCAATTGATTATAACGGGTGGTGATGCCGATATTATCGCGGCACAGCTTAAGATTAAGCCGATTATTGATACTGATTTAGTGCTGCGCGGCTTGGCAATTGTTCTGGAAGGACAGCGGTAA
- the birA gene encoding bifunctional biotin--[acetyl-CoA-carboxylase] ligase/biotin operon repressor BirA: MLISDKQKKILTLLADGEFHSGTELAEIIGVSRSAICKQVKGLSDLGLQHSAVSGKGYRLNKALDLLTPSKINASLGEECKALVSTLEIHDSLNSTNSYLVEHSRNNAASGFVCFAEHQTAGKGRRGRQWVSPYGSNIYMSLLWRFQQGGIIGTAGLSLAIGVAVIRALKEHEINEVGLKWPNDIYSQGKKLGGILIEVSGEADGPCAAVIGIGLNLFLPEIQAQSITQAWTDLTNISGENLLPRNRLAGTLLKHILVIVNGFETVGIKAYLDEWRRYDCLKGNLATLFIGQQQIEGIVDGIDDNGLLLIKKPDGTIQAFASGEVSFSAPIV; this comes from the coding sequence GTGCTTATTTCTGATAAACAAAAAAAAATATTAACGTTATTGGCTGATGGTGAATTTCATTCCGGCACTGAATTAGCCGAAATAATAGGTGTTAGTCGATCGGCTATCTGTAAACAGGTAAAAGGTTTGTCTGACTTAGGGTTGCAACATTCGGCAGTCAGCGGTAAAGGTTATCGCTTGAATAAAGCGCTGGATCTGTTGACACCATCCAAAATTAACGCCAGCCTTGGCGAAGAGTGTAAGGCGCTTGTTTCAACGTTGGAAATCCATGACAGCCTTAATTCGACTAACAGTTATCTGGTAGAGCACTCCCGTAATAATGCCGCGTCCGGTTTTGTCTGTTTTGCCGAGCATCAAACGGCGGGTAAAGGCAGGCGAGGGCGACAATGGGTTTCACCCTACGGCAGCAATATTTATATGTCGCTGCTTTGGCGCTTTCAACAAGGTGGCATTATCGGCACGGCAGGCTTAAGTCTGGCTATTGGCGTTGCTGTTATCAGGGCATTAAAGGAGCATGAAATTAATGAGGTGGGGTTAAAGTGGCCTAATGATATTTACAGTCAGGGTAAAAAATTGGGCGGTATTTTGATCGAAGTATCCGGTGAAGCCGATGGTCCTTGTGCGGCTGTGATTGGGATTGGATTAAATTTGTTTTTACCTGAAATACAAGCTCAAAGCATTACTCAGGCCTGGACGGATCTGACCAATATCAGCGGTGAAAACCTGTTGCCCAGAAACCGGCTGGCGGGGACCCTATTAAAGCATATTCTGGTTATTGTTAACGGCTTTGAAACAGTCGGTATTAAGGCTTATCTGGATGAATGGCGCCGCTATGATTGTCTGAAAGGTAACTTGGCAACCCTGTTTATTGGTCAGCAACAAATTGAAGGTATTGTTGATGGCATTGATGATAACGGTCTGTTACTGATTAAAAAGCCGGATGGTACTATTCAGGCCTTTGCGTCTGGCGAAGTCAGTTTTAGCGCGCCAATAGTATGA
- the ppsA gene encoding phosphoenolpyruvate synthase, with translation MSIQTNYIRWFNELTIEDVPLVGGKNASLGEMYRELTPQGVQIPNGFAVTAEAYRHLLEQAGAWQPLHQALDDLNPEDVVDLASRARKARDIIYAAPFPTDLENQILKAYAQLHQQYGDDMSVAVRSSATAEDLPTASFAGQQDTFLNIRGEFSLLDACKRCFASLFTDRAIHYRVDQGFDHFKLALSIGIMKMVRSDLKSSGVMFSLDTESGFSDVIFITGAYGLGENVVQGSVDPDEFYVHKPTFEQGHRAVLKRTLGAKKIKMVYSNGRTREPTQNLVTSAEERNHFCLNDQDVLTLADYAIKIENHYSAKAGQTKPMDIEWAKDGIDGILYIVQARPETVVSQLSGMVLEQYVLNSKATPVVTGHSVGSKIATGNARIIDNVRQLADFKAGDVLVADITTPDWEPVMKIASAIVTNRGGRTCHAAIISRELGVPAVVGCDNATTTLKNNAPITVSCAEGDNGKVYEGILDFEIKTTNLTGLKRPKTKIMLNIGNPELAFKTSFLPNDGVGLARMEFIITETIKAHPMALIHPERVQDNQEREQLAELTRNYATPEDFFIQRLSEGVGTIAAAFYPKPVVVRMSDFKTNEYATLLGGRWFEFDEPNPMIGFRGASRYTHPAYAEGFALECAAMKRVRDVMGLTNVILMIPFCRRVQEAKKVLDYMAQLGLTRGENGLEIYVMCEIPNNVILIDAFSEHFDGFSIGSNDLTQLTLGVDRDSAIVAEDFDERDAGVKAMIRLAVEGSKRNGKHCGLCGQAPSDYPEMADYLVEIGIDSMSLNPDTVLQTTQQVLETEKRLGRV, from the coding sequence ATGTCCATACAAACAAATTATATCCGTTGGTTTAATGAATTAACGATAGAAGATGTGCCCCTGGTTGGCGGAAAAAATGCCTCTTTAGGTGAAATGTATCGTGAATTAACACCACAAGGTGTCCAAATACCTAACGGCTTTGCGGTGACCGCTGAGGCCTACCGTCATTTGTTGGAACAAGCCGGTGCCTGGCAACCCTTACATCAGGCGCTGGATGACTTAAATCCGGAAGATGTAGTCGATCTTGCCAGTCGTGCGCGTAAAGCACGCGATATAATCTATGCAGCCCCTTTTCCGACTGACCTTGAAAACCAAATCCTCAAAGCCTATGCACAGCTGCATCAGCAATACGGCGATGATATGAGCGTTGCAGTACGAAGCTCAGCTACTGCCGAAGATTTGCCCACTGCCAGCTTTGCCGGACAACAAGATACCTTTCTTAATATACGTGGTGAATTTTCCTTACTGGATGCCTGTAAACGCTGTTTTGCCAGTTTATTTACCGATCGGGCTATACATTACCGCGTTGATCAGGGTTTTGACCATTTCAAACTGGCCCTGTCAATCGGTATCATGAAAATGGTACGCTCTGATCTAAAGTCCAGTGGCGTCATGTTTTCTCTGGATACCGAATCCGGTTTTAGTGATGTCATTTTTATTACCGGCGCTTATGGCTTGGGTGAAAATGTCGTACAAGGCTCGGTAGATCCTGACGAATTTTATGTACACAAACCGACCTTTGAGCAAGGCCATCGTGCCGTATTAAAACGTACCTTGGGCGCAAAAAAGATAAAAATGGTTTATAGCAATGGCCGTACGCGAGAACCGACTCAAAACCTTGTTACCTCCGCCGAAGAACGTAATCATTTTTGTCTTAACGACCAAGATGTTTTAACGCTGGCCGACTATGCCATCAAAATAGAAAACCATTACAGCGCCAAGGCAGGCCAGACCAAACCAATGGATATTGAATGGGCAAAAGATGGCATTGACGGCATCCTGTATATTGTTCAGGCACGACCTGAGACCGTCGTATCACAATTGAGCGGCATGGTATTGGAGCAATATGTACTTAACAGTAAAGCCACGCCAGTGGTTACCGGGCATTCGGTCGGCAGTAAAATTGCCACCGGTAACGCCCGTATTATTGACAATGTCAGACAGCTGGCTGACTTTAAAGCGGGCGATGTACTGGTTGCCGATATTACGACACCGGATTGGGAACCAGTAATGAAAATTGCCTCAGCCATAGTCACCAACCGTGGCGGGCGCACCTGCCATGCCGCCATTATCTCACGGGAATTGGGTGTGCCTGCGGTAGTCGGTTGTGATAACGCTACGACAACACTTAAAAATAATGCCCCCATAACGGTATCCTGTGCTGAAGGCGACAATGGCAAAGTCTATGAAGGCATCCTTGATTTTGAAATTAAAACCACCAACCTGACCGGCCTGAAACGACCAAAAACCAAAATCATGTTAAATATCGGCAACCCGGAACTGGCTTTTAAAACCAGTTTCCTGCCCAATGACGGCGTGGGTTTGGCGCGTATGGAATTTATTATCACCGAAACCATCAAAGCGCATCCAATGGCGTTGATCCATCCGGAACGTGTGCAAGATAACCAAGAACGGGAACAACTGGCCGAATTGACCCGTAACTACGCAACTCCTGAAGATTTCTTTATTCAACGCCTGTCGGAAGGTGTAGGTACAATTGCCGCCGCTTTTTATCCCAAACCCGTAGTCGTGCGAATGTCCGATTTTAAAACCAACGAATATGCCACCTTATTGGGTGGTCGCTGGTTTGAGTTTGATGAACCCAATCCGATGATCGGTTTTCGTGGCGCATCCCGTTATACCCATCCCGCTTATGCCGAAGGCTTTGCACTGGAATGTGCCGCCATGAAACGGGTACGCGACGTCATGGGCCTGACTAATGTTATCCTGATGATTCCTTTTTGCCGTCGTGTCCAGGAAGCCAAAAAGGTACTTGATTACATGGCGCAACTGGGGTTAACGCGGGGTGAAAACGGCTTGGAAATTTATGTGATGTGCGAGATTCCCAATAACGTCATCCTGATTGATGCCTTCTCCGAGCATTTTGACGGCTTTTCTATCGGCTCCAATGACCTTACCCAACTGACCTTAGGCGTAGACCGTGATTCCGCGATAGTCGCCGAAGACTTTGACGAACGTGATGCCGGCGTTAAAGCAATGATCCGGTTGGCCGTAGAAGGCTCAAAGCGCAACGGCAAACATTGCGGCCTGTGCGGTCAAGCACCGTCGGATTATCCTGAAATGGCCGATTATCTAGTGGAAATCGGCATAGACTCGATGAGCCTGAACCCTGATACCGTGCTGCAAACGACACAGCAGGTATTGGAAACTGAAAAGCGGCTGGGTCGGGTTTAA